The Afipia massiliensis genome has a segment encoding these proteins:
- a CDS encoding extensin-like domain-containing protein codes for MTRGVSWFVVGSLVLVALAGCGRGFMTAEREPWRAEAEKACLKSGAVKETADLVRIDPISGPGACGAEFPLKVVALGESMSSLGYAGDLRPPGSIGNQPRWPVSQQPPSYQQPSSQSPSYPSQQPYQAQRPYPPQSGAPMRLNAPGTEPPDEEDLEAASDAPSPAPSRAPRAPYAAQPYPPASQPYTPPRLGPSQGSAVNRFGSVTLKPAATLACPIVSALDRWLADSVQPAAQRWFGSPVAEIKQISAYSCRGMNGNSRSRISEHAFGNALDISSFTLADGRRISVKDGWKGLPEEQGFLRDIQGAACQQFNTVLAPGSNVYHYDHIHVDLMRRASGRVICQPAAVSGEEIAARAAPRGGYAARDNGIAGSIGKRVKSVFARGPLSKEDRESIEDESRVRER; via the coding sequence ATGACGCGTGGAGTTAGTTGGTTCGTAGTCGGCTCCCTTGTCCTCGTTGCGCTGGCGGGTTGCGGCCGCGGTTTCATGACCGCGGAACGTGAACCCTGGCGGGCCGAGGCAGAAAAGGCATGCTTGAAATCCGGTGCGGTCAAGGAGACCGCGGATCTCGTCCGCATCGATCCGATTTCCGGACCGGGCGCCTGCGGCGCTGAATTTCCGTTGAAAGTGGTTGCGCTCGGCGAGTCGATGAGCAGCCTCGGTTATGCCGGCGATCTGCGCCCGCCCGGAAGTATCGGCAATCAGCCGCGCTGGCCGGTGTCGCAGCAGCCTCCGTCCTATCAGCAGCCATCGTCGCAATCGCCGTCTTATCCGTCGCAGCAGCCGTATCAGGCGCAGCGACCATATCCACCGCAGTCCGGCGCGCCGATGCGATTGAACGCGCCCGGAACCGAGCCGCCCGACGAGGAAGATCTCGAGGCCGCATCCGACGCCCCGTCGCCTGCACCGAGCCGCGCGCCGCGCGCACCCTATGCCGCGCAGCCTTATCCTCCCGCGAGCCAGCCTTACACACCGCCGCGTCTCGGCCCGTCGCAGGGATCTGCGGTGAACCGGTTCGGTTCGGTCACGCTCAAACCTGCCGCGACGCTGGCCTGTCCGATCGTGTCCGCACTCGACCGCTGGCTGGCGGACTCGGTTCAGCCGGCCGCTCAGCGCTGGTTCGGTTCGCCGGTCGCGGAGATCAAGCAAATCTCGGCCTATTCATGCCGCGGCATGAACGGCAATTCGCGCTCGCGCATTTCAGAGCACGCCTTCGGCAACGCGCTCGACATTTCCTCGTTCACGCTCGCGGACGGACGGCGCATTTCAGTCAAGGACGGCTGGAAGGGCTTGCCGGAAGAGCAGGGCTTCCTGCGCGACATTCAGGGCGCGGCGTGCCAGCAGTTCAACACGGTGCTGGCGCCGGGCTCGAACGTCTATCACTACGATCACATTCACGTCGACCTGATGCGGCGCGCGAGCGGCCGCGTGATCTGTCAGCCCGCCGCCGTTTCCGGCGAGGAGATCGCGGCACGCGCGGCGCCGCGCGGTGGATATGCGGCGCGCGATAATGGCATCGCCGGCTCGATCGGAAAGAGGGTCAAGAGCGTTTTCGCGCGCGGCCCGCTGTCGAAGGAAGACCGCGAGTCGATCGAAGACGAATCCCGCGTCAGGGAGCGCTGA
- a CDS encoding TetR/AcrR family transcriptional regulator translates to MVAQTHLTVASGDEDSAKRHQIMDGARRVFMDLGFDGASMNEIARAAGVSKGTLYVYFTDKNRLFEAIVEQETLEHGKTAFNFDPALDAETSLRAFGRAYIEILCRPDGGSAVRTVMAIAERMPDVGRRFYDRVIAHTMRLLATYLAARVSAKELAIDDCELAAAQFMRMCQATLFEPYVFQAKPAPTKEQIATVVDSAARLFLAGYRIR, encoded by the coding sequence ATGGTTGCACAGACCCACCTCACCGTCGCTTCCGGCGACGAAGACAGCGCGAAACGCCACCAGATCATGGATGGCGCGCGGCGAGTCTTTATGGATCTGGGTTTCGACGGCGCCAGCATGAACGAGATCGCGCGGGCCGCGGGTGTCTCCAAGGGGACGCTGTACGTCTACTTCACCGACAAGAACCGGCTGTTCGAGGCCATTGTCGAGCAGGAAACCCTTGAGCACGGCAAGACGGCGTTCAATTTCGACCCCGCGCTGGACGCCGAAACCAGCCTGCGCGCTTTCGGCCGCGCCTATATCGAAATCCTGTGCCGGCCGGACGGCGGCTCAGCGGTCAGAACCGTGATGGCCATCGCGGAACGGATGCCCGACGTCGGCCGCCGGTTCTACGACCGTGTCATCGCCCACACCATGCGCCTCCTCGCGACCTACCTCGCGGCACGGGTCAGCGCCAAAGAACTCGCGATCGACGACTGCGAACTCGCCGCGGCTCAATTCATGAGAATGTGTCAGGCGACGCTGTTCGAGCCCTACGTCTTTCAGGCTAAGCCTGCTCCAACGAAGGAACAGATCGCAACGGTGGTCGACAGCGCGGCGCGGCTTTTCCTCGCCGGCTATCGCATTCGCTAG
- a CDS encoding HlyD family secretion protein, translating into MAVPARDQVARVVHPEPDSSETDASRADIEQRVRPVEQPATDAPEAAPPADAKEESAKPKSPTRKRVLVGVGAIAILAGIYFGYHYMVVGRYMVTTDDAYVRGYNTTLGARVSGHIAAIAVEDNARVGAGSVILRIDDGDYRIAADNARAKIATQEATIDRIGRQVTAQESAVDQAKAQLASADAATKRAEADFARQETLSTRGFASKATFDVSQAGRDQALASVQAAQAALDAAQAQVDVVKAQKAEAEGQLQELRTALAKAVRDLSFTSVLAPVDGTFANRIVNVGDYVQPGQRLANVVQLDNVYIDANYKETQLGRLKPGQRVKITVDAVSGRTINGIVDSIAPASGSIFTLLPPDNATGNFTKVVQRVPVRIRVPASVARENLLRPGMSVVTSVNTKPSPDGVDPIVAR; encoded by the coding sequence ATGGCCGTGCCTGCCCGAGACCAGGTTGCAAGGGTTGTTCACCCGGAGCCTGATTCATCCGAAACCGACGCATCGCGCGCGGACATCGAGCAGCGTGTGCGTCCGGTCGAGCAGCCTGCGACCGATGCACCCGAGGCAGCGCCACCTGCTGATGCGAAAGAAGAATCCGCGAAACCGAAATCCCCGACCCGCAAGCGCGTCCTCGTCGGCGTCGGTGCGATTGCGATCCTCGCCGGCATCTACTTCGGCTATCACTATATGGTCGTCGGCCGTTACATGGTCACGACGGATGACGCCTATGTCCGCGGCTATAACACCACGCTCGGGGCGCGGGTCTCCGGACATATCGCCGCGATTGCCGTCGAGGACAACGCGCGGGTCGGCGCGGGCAGCGTCATCCTTCGCATCGACGACGGCGACTACCGCATCGCCGCCGACAACGCGCGCGCGAAAATTGCCACGCAGGAAGCGACCATCGACCGGATTGGCCGCCAGGTCACGGCGCAGGAGAGCGCGGTGGATCAGGCGAAGGCGCAGCTTGCCTCTGCTGATGCAGCGACCAAGCGCGCGGAAGCGGACTTCGCGCGGCAGGAGACATTGAGCACCAGGGGATTCGCGTCGAAGGCGACGTTCGATGTGTCGCAAGCCGGCCGCGATCAGGCCCTGGCATCGGTTCAGGCCGCGCAGGCGGCGCTCGACGCCGCGCAGGCCCAGGTCGATGTCGTCAAGGCGCAGAAGGCGGAAGCCGAAGGGCAGTTGCAGGAATTGCGCACAGCGCTCGCCAAGGCGGTGCGCGACCTGTCGTTCACCAGCGTGCTTGCGCCCGTGGACGGCACATTCGCCAACCGCATCGTCAATGTCGGCGACTACGTGCAGCCCGGCCAGCGGCTTGCCAATGTGGTGCAACTCGACAACGTCTATATCGACGCCAACTATAAAGAGACACAGCTCGGGCGGCTGAAGCCGGGCCAGCGCGTCAAGATCACGGTCGATGCCGTGAGCGGCCGCACCATCAACGGCATCGTCGACAGCATTGCGCCGGCGTCGGGCTCAATCTTCACCCTGCTGCCGCCGGACAACGCCACCGGAAACTTCACCAAGGTGGTGCAGCGCGTGCCGGTTCGTATTCGCGTTCCGGCCTCCGTCGCGCGGGAAAACCTGCTGCGCCCCGGCATGTCGGTGGTGACCTCGGTCAACACCAAACCCTCGCCGGACGGGGTCGATCCGATCGTCGCCCGATAA
- a CDS encoding DHA2 family efflux MFS transporter permease subunit codes for MASNTTSLTMDGAPAVPAPEETISTRRLIAFLIMVFGMFMSILDIQIVSASLAEIQAGLSASTSEVAWVQTSYLIAEVIAIPLSGFLSRALGTRLLFAISASGFTVASFMCGMTSTIEQMILWRAIQGFVGAGMIPTVFASAYTVFPRNKFHIVGPIIGLVATLAPTIGPTVGGYITDLMSWHWLFFINIVPGIAITIGVLALVDFDEPNFELLQHFDWWGLAAMAGFLGSLEYVLEEGPRNDWLQDESIFFFAVVCVLSAVAFFYRALTQKEPIVDIRAFTDRNFALGCMFSFCVGIGLYGLTYVYPRYLAEVRGYSALMIGETVFVSGAAMFISAPFIGRLMTKVDLRLMIAAGLLIFALSSWMMTGITRDYDFYELLVPQILRGVGIMMAMVPVNNIALGTLAPSRLKNASGLFNLTRNLGGAVGLALINTILDSRTDLHISRLHDKVTWGNAVAVETLNMLTQKFQGAGNASLMALKQLSLIVHRQAVVMSFGDAFFILACFYLALSVLVFFVNKPNMMGPDAH; via the coding sequence ATGGCGTCAAACACCACATCGCTGACCATGGACGGCGCCCCGGCCGTACCCGCGCCGGAGGAAACGATCAGCACGCGGCGGCTGATCGCGTTCCTGATCATGGTGTTCGGGATGTTCATGTCGATCCTGGACATCCAGATCGTCTCGGCATCGCTGGCTGAAATCCAGGCCGGTCTGTCGGCCAGCACCAGCGAAGTTGCATGGGTGCAGACCTCGTATCTGATCGCCGAAGTGATCGCGATTCCGCTGTCGGGCTTTCTGTCGCGCGCGCTCGGCACGCGGCTGCTGTTTGCGATCTCCGCTTCCGGATTTACCGTGGCGAGCTTCATGTGCGGCATGACCTCGACCATCGAACAGATGATCTTGTGGCGCGCGATCCAGGGCTTCGTCGGCGCGGGCATGATCCCGACCGTGTTCGCCTCGGCTTATACGGTTTTCCCGCGTAACAAATTCCACATCGTCGGCCCGATCATCGGCCTCGTCGCCACGCTGGCGCCGACCATCGGTCCGACGGTGGGTGGCTACATCACCGACCTGATGTCGTGGCACTGGCTGTTCTTCATCAATATCGTCCCCGGTATCGCCATCACCATCGGTGTGCTGGCCTTGGTCGACTTCGATGAGCCGAATTTCGAACTGCTTCAGCATTTCGACTGGTGGGGACTGGCTGCGATGGCAGGCTTCCTCGGCTCGCTCGAATACGTGCTTGAAGAAGGTCCGCGCAACGACTGGCTGCAGGATGAATCCATCTTCTTCTTCGCGGTGGTCTGTGTTCTGTCGGCGGTGGCTTTCTTCTATCGCGCGCTGACGCAAAAGGAGCCGATCGTCGATATCCGCGCCTTCACCGACCGGAACTTCGCGCTCGGCTGCATGTTCTCGTTCTGCGTCGGCATCGGACTCTATGGCCTGACCTACGTCTATCCGCGTTATCTGGCCGAAGTGCGCGGCTACAGCGCGCTGATGATCGGCGAGACTGTGTTCGTGTCCGGTGCGGCGATGTTCATCAGCGCGCCGTTCATCGGACGGCTGATGACCAAGGTCGATTTGCGTCTGATGATCGCGGCCGGACTGCTCATTTTCGCGCTCAGTTCGTGGATGATGACCGGGATCACGCGCGATTACGATTTCTATGAATTGCTGGTGCCGCAGATCCTGCGCGGCGTCGGCATCATGATGGCGATGGTGCCGGTCAACAATATCGCGCTCGGCACGCTGGCGCCCTCGCGCCTGAAGAATGCGTCAGGGCTGTTCAACCTGACGCGCAACCTCGGCGGCGCGGTGGGGCTCGCCCTCATCAACACCATCCTCGACAGCCGGACCGACCTGCATATCTCGCGGCTGCATGACAAAGTCACCTGGGGCAATGCGGTGGCGGTCGAGACGCTCAACATGCTGACCCAGAAATTCCAAGGGGCGGGCAACGCATCGCTGATGGCGCTGAAGCAACTGTCGCTGATCGTGCACCGGCAGGCGGTGGTGATGAGTTTCGGCGATGCCTTCTTCATCCTGGCGTGCTTCTATCTTGCACTCAGCGTGCTGGTGTTCTTCGTCAACAAGCCCAACATGATGGGCCCGGACGCGCATTGA
- a CDS encoding thiolase family protein: MSYISGVGLTAFGKQEGRSTLDLMSQAAESALSDAGLKRADIDGLLTGYSTTMPHLMLATVFAEHFGVQPSYAHAIQVGGATGLAMAMLAHELVEAGVAKTILVVAGENRLTGQARDSAMSMLAQVGHPDYEVPLGPTIPAYYGLLASRYMHDYGLIQDDMAEFAVLMRKHAMLHPGAQFHDPITVADVMASREISSPLKLLDCCPVSDGGAAFIVSREPTSDHHVRIMGCGQAHLHQHVTAARSLSDVGAKVAVSRAQAKAGVDPRSIKYAGIYDSFTITLAILIEELGLAARGEAAARARNGDFGIEGALPLNTHGGLLSYGHCGCGGAMAHLVETQLQMTGRAGPRQVRDASMALLHGDGGVMSSHVSMFLERVR, translated from the coding sequence ATGAGCTACATCAGCGGCGTCGGACTGACGGCTTTCGGCAAGCAAGAAGGCCGTTCGACACTCGATCTCATGAGCCAGGCGGCCGAGAGCGCGCTGTCGGATGCCGGCCTCAAGCGCGCTGACATTGACGGTCTGCTGACCGGCTATTCCACCACGATGCCGCATCTGATGCTGGCGACGGTGTTCGCCGAACATTTCGGCGTGCAGCCGTCCTATGCCCACGCCATTCAGGTCGGCGGCGCGACGGGACTTGCGATGGCGATGCTGGCGCATGAACTGGTCGAGGCCGGGGTCGCGAAAACCATTCTCGTGGTTGCAGGCGAGAACCGTCTCACCGGACAGGCGCGCGATTCGGCGATGAGCATGCTGGCCCAAGTCGGCCATCCCGACTACGAAGTGCCGCTCGGCCCGACCATCCCGGCTTATTACGGCCTGCTCGCCTCGCGGTACATGCACGACTACGGCCTGATACAGGACGACATGGCGGAGTTCGCGGTGCTGATGCGTAAGCACGCGATGCTGCATCCCGGCGCGCAATTCCACGATCCGATCACGGTTGCCGACGTGATGGCGTCGCGCGAAATATCATCGCCGCTGAAGCTGCTGGATTGCTGCCCGGTATCGGACGGCGGCGCGGCCTTTATCGTCAGCCGCGAGCCGACCAGCGACCATCATGTCCGCATCATGGGTTGCGGACAGGCGCATCTGCACCAGCATGTCACGGCGGCGCGCAGTCTCTCCGACGTCGGTGCAAAGGTTGCAGTGTCGCGCGCGCAAGCGAAAGCAGGCGTCGATCCGCGCAGTATCAAATATGCCGGCATCTATGACAGCTTCACCATTACGCTCGCGATCCTGATCGAGGAGCTTGGGCTCGCCGCGCGTGGCGAGGCCGCTGCCCGCGCGCGCAACGGCGATTTCGGCATTGAGGGGGCACTGCCGCTCAACACTCACGGCGGGCTCTTGAGCTACGGCCACTGCGGCTGCGGCGGCGCGATGGCGCATCTGGTCGAAACGCAATTGCAGATGACGGGCCGGGCTGGGCCGCGACAGGTGCGCGACGCGTCAATGGCGCTGTTGCACGGCGACGGCGGCGTGATGTCGTCCCATGTCAGCATGTTTCTGGAGCGGGTGCGATGA
- a CDS encoding Zn-ribbon domain-containing OB-fold protein, giving the protein MSEATDLKGWNDGVDAILYQSCGACRHLWYFRRGFCPSCGDASPQPHKASGNGVVYSATLVRRAATSETRALVPYAILLVDMAEGFRMMAHGDIDLRIGDHVVAEFRPFTGIRTPYFVKV; this is encoded by the coding sequence ATGAGCGAAGCGACCGACCTGAAGGGCTGGAACGACGGCGTCGACGCGATTCTGTATCAGTCATGCGGGGCGTGCCGTCATCTCTGGTACTTCCGTCGCGGGTTTTGTCCGTCCTGCGGCGATGCTTCGCCGCAGCCTCACAAGGCGAGCGGCAACGGCGTGGTCTATTCCGCGACGCTGGTTCGCCGCGCGGCGACGTCCGAGACCAGGGCGCTTGTGCCTTATGCGATCCTGCTGGTCGATATGGCGGAAGGCTTTCGCATGATGGCGCATGGCGACATTGATTTGCGTATCGGAGATCATGTCGTCGCGGAATTCAGGCCGTTTACCGGTATCCGCACGCCGTACTTCGTGAAGGTATAA
- a CDS encoding ABC transporter ATP-binding protein: MTHTRNKKPSALRAVLPFVFRHWRNQPVRLFVVASGLIGVAAADVFMPLFAGRLVDAVTLAATDPAAAQRGAIIAFGAIVALGVLALVLRLIGLKAILPFTLRIMSDVAQNAFVRIQRFSTDWHANSFAGSTVRKITRGMWALDLLNDTILMALVPSLVVLIGSTILVGWHWPVLGAVIAIITVVYVSMTVALTANYIAPAAQLSNALDTKVGGTLADALTCNAVVKSFGAENREDARLAGVVSKWRRRAGRTWLRYTYVGIAQNAVLVVMSACVIGGVLLLWIAGRATPGEVAYVVTTYFVIHGYLGDIGQHISHLQRSVNDMEELVAIHDEAIGIADAPDAVPMKVAGGGIVFDDVTFHYRGHDTPLYDRLAVNIRPGERVGLVGRSGSGKTTFVKLVQRLYDATGGRVLIDGQDVAKATQQSLRSQIAIVQQEPTLFHRSLAENIGYARPGATMAQIEEAARLANAHDFIMRLPKRYETLVGERGVKLSGGERQRVALARAFLADAPILILDEATSSLDSESEALIQEAMDRLIQGRTAIVIAHRLSTVRSLDRILVFDRGRIAEEGTHASLARRPGGIYRSLFERQVLELDRMSAAE, translated from the coding sequence ATGACTCATACTCGTAACAAAAAACCATCCGCCCTTCGTGCGGTGCTTCCGTTCGTCTTCCGTCACTGGCGCAATCAGCCGGTGCGATTGTTCGTGGTTGCCAGCGGCCTGATCGGCGTGGCGGCTGCGGATGTTTTCATGCCGCTGTTCGCCGGTCGGCTGGTGGACGCCGTGACACTTGCGGCGACCGATCCGGCCGCCGCTCAGCGCGGGGCCATAATTGCGTTTGGCGCCATCGTGGCGCTCGGCGTTTTGGCACTGGTGCTGCGTCTGATTGGCTTGAAGGCAATCTTGCCGTTCACCCTGCGCATCATGTCGGATGTGGCGCAGAACGCCTTCGTGCGAATCCAGCGTTTTTCTACGGACTGGCACGCCAACAGCTTCGCCGGATCGACCGTGCGCAAGATCACGCGCGGCATGTGGGCGCTCGATCTGCTCAACGACACCATCCTGATGGCGCTGGTGCCATCGCTGGTGGTGCTGATCGGCTCGACCATTCTGGTGGGATGGCACTGGCCGGTGCTCGGCGCGGTGATCGCGATCATCACCGTCGTCTATGTGAGCATGACGGTCGCGCTGACGGCGAACTACATTGCGCCGGCCGCGCAACTGTCGAACGCGCTCGACACCAAAGTGGGCGGCACGCTGGCCGATGCGTTGACGTGCAACGCAGTGGTGAAGTCGTTCGGCGCGGAGAACCGTGAAGATGCGCGGCTTGCCGGCGTGGTCAGCAAGTGGCGCCGGCGCGCAGGCCGCACCTGGCTACGCTACACCTACGTCGGCATTGCGCAGAACGCAGTGCTGGTCGTCATGAGCGCCTGCGTGATTGGCGGCGTGCTTCTGCTGTGGATCGCGGGCCGTGCCACGCCGGGTGAAGTCGCCTACGTGGTGACGACCTATTTCGTCATCCACGGCTATCTCGGCGACATCGGCCAGCACATCAGCCACCTGCAGCGTTCGGTGAACGACATGGAGGAGCTGGTTGCGATTCACGACGAGGCCATCGGCATTGCCGACGCGCCGGATGCCGTGCCGATGAAGGTCGCGGGCGGCGGCATCGTGTTCGACGATGTGACGTTCCACTATCGCGGGCACGACACGCCGCTGTACGACCGGCTTGCGGTCAACATCAGGCCTGGCGAGCGCGTCGGTCTGGTCGGCCGCTCGGGCTCCGGCAAGACGACGTTCGTCAAGCTGGTGCAGCGGCTGTATGACGCGACTGGCGGACGCGTGCTGATCGACGGTCAGGATGTCGCAAAGGCGACGCAGCAATCGCTGCGCAGCCAGATCGCCATCGTGCAGCAGGAGCCGACCCTGTTTCACCGTTCGCTGGCCGAGAACATCGGCTACGCGCGGCCGGGCGCGACCATGGCGCAGATCGAGGAAGCGGCGCGGCTTGCCAACGCGCACGACTTCATCATGCGGCTGCCGAAGCGTTACGAAACGTTGGTGGGCGAGCGCGGCGTGAAACTGTCGGGCGGCGAACGTCAGCGTGTGGCGTTGGCGCGTGCCTTCCTTGCCGACGCGCCGATCCTGATTTTGGACGAGGCCACCTCAAGCCTCGACTCGGAATCGGAGGCCTTGATTCAGGAGGCGATGGACCGCCTGATCCAGGGCCGCACCGCGATCGTGATCGCACACCGGCTCTCCACAGTGCGCAGCCTCGATCGCATCCTGGTGTTCGACCGGGGCCGGATCGCCGAGGAGGGGACGCATGCCTCGCTCGCCAGGCGTCCCGGCGGTATCTACCGCTCGCTGTTCGAACGGCAGGTGCTTGAACTCGACCGCATGTCGGCGGCTGAGTAA
- a CDS encoding FecR domain-containing protein gives MNKVSNALRCLASAIFVSAMCVGSAAAQPVGAGCVLDQAAFAGRQVLRCAGGLTITAESGAQYSLLDRDGNGKADAARLSSRALLIDAPKGSLGKTGFQVLTPQAIAAVRGTKWAVDADGSKTSVFVAQGRVSVRRPDSGRGVTLGAGDGVDVEAGTGALTVKRWAPARVQALMARFGQ, from the coding sequence ATGAATAAGGTGAGCAACGCGCTTCGCTGTCTGGCGAGCGCGATCTTTGTCAGCGCGATGTGTGTGGGCAGCGCTGCGGCGCAGCCGGTGGGCGCGGGCTGCGTGCTGGATCAGGCGGCCTTTGCCGGGCGACAGGTTCTGCGCTGCGCCGGAGGCTTGACCATTACCGCGGAGAGCGGTGCTCAGTACTCACTCCTCGATCGCGATGGGAACGGAAAAGCCGACGCGGCCCGTCTGAGCAGCCGCGCGTTGCTGATTGATGCGCCCAAGGGCAGTCTCGGCAAGACCGGCTTTCAGGTTCTGACGCCGCAAGCCATCGCGGCGGTGCGCGGCACGAAATGGGCGGTGGATGCAGACGGAAGCAAGACATCCGTATTCGTCGCGCAGGGGCGCGTCTCGGTGCGGCGGCCGGATTCCGGGCGCGGTGTCACGCTCGGTGCTGGTGACGGAGTCGATGTAGAAGCCGGCACAGGTGCGCTGACTGTCAAGCGCTGGGCGCCCGCGCGCGTTCAGGCACTTATGGCGCGCTTCGGACAATAA
- a CDS encoding CHASE2 domain-containing protein, whose amino-acid sequence MKRLRLPTLAALALAGLWGLGLGLVHLRGDAWFLDRFEATMTDLRTLVRGRINPPDLVKIIAIDDDVVRNEGGYPLPRAALARIVDGLARFKPKVIVIDLLLVDPGPESGDQALEQALDQSPSVIAAAAVFAQGKQWVASGESGPLAGVPSADRFLLPLQRFADRAAVGLVNVATDQSGTPRFFPMLFRQGNRIEASLPLRVAAVAAAENPGVEPDRLTLAGKSIPTDISHVLPLSFYGPRGTIPTFSAASVLNGQIDSKTIHDRIVVIGATVTGGGDVFPTPFDSVLPGVEVIATAITHLIAGDGIVRDRNVRLADVGFAVVLPMILVGLLAWRRSVVALILIVVVFLAWLGLNVAAFSYGVWLSAALPMAAAIPPVMLFGALQLLQGRRRAQYFAMRNSLLQQFQAPVVRDWLTRHPDFLSEPVHQNAAIVFIDLSGFTALSETMDADEIRELLKSFHALIDKEVVTAGGVITSFMGDGAMILFGLPEPGPGDSANAVRCCVNLCTGTQTWLASLPPSIAARLGFKIGAHFGMIVASRLGGRSYQHITATGDTVNVASRLMEVAARQGAELAMSAEMFRAAGADNALSVSGFLSGPVDTRIRGRSGSLTIWLWKSSLPGETMAKAS is encoded by the coding sequence ATGAAGCGATTGCGGCTCCCGACCTTGGCGGCACTCGCTCTCGCGGGGCTGTGGGGACTCGGGCTCGGTCTTGTCCATTTGCGCGGCGACGCATGGTTCCTCGATCGTTTCGAAGCGACGATGACCGATCTTCGAACGCTGGTTCGCGGAAGGATCAATCCGCCTGATCTGGTGAAGATCATTGCCATCGACGATGACGTGGTGCGGAACGAGGGGGGCTATCCTCTCCCGCGCGCTGCCTTGGCGAGAATCGTCGATGGGCTTGCGCGCTTCAAACCCAAGGTGATCGTGATCGATCTGCTTCTTGTCGATCCGGGACCCGAGAGCGGCGATCAGGCGCTGGAGCAGGCGCTCGATCAAAGCCCGAGCGTGATCGCCGCCGCGGCTGTCTTTGCACAGGGCAAGCAGTGGGTCGCATCCGGGGAGAGTGGTCCACTTGCAGGTGTGCCGAGCGCCGACCGGTTCCTGCTGCCGCTGCAGCGGTTCGCGGATCGCGCGGCGGTCGGCCTGGTCAATGTCGCGACGGACCAGAGCGGAACGCCGCGTTTCTTTCCCATGCTTTTCAGGCAGGGTAATCGCATTGAAGCGTCGCTGCCGTTGCGCGTCGCGGCTGTCGCCGCTGCGGAGAATCCCGGTGTGGAGCCGGACCGCCTCACGCTTGCGGGCAAGTCGATCCCGACGGATATCAGTCACGTTCTCCCGCTGAGCTTCTATGGTCCTCGCGGCACCATCCCGACGTTCAGCGCCGCTTCTGTGCTGAACGGACAGATAGACAGCAAGACGATCCACGATCGGATTGTGGTGATCGGTGCAACCGTCACCGGCGGTGGCGACGTTTTCCCGACTCCCTTCGATTCCGTGCTGCCGGGTGTCGAAGTCATTGCCACCGCCATTACGCATCTGATCGCCGGCGACGGAATAGTCCGTGACCGGAATGTGCGGCTTGCCGATGTCGGCTTTGCCGTCGTGCTGCCCATGATTCTTGTCGGCCTTCTGGCGTGGCGTCGCAGCGTCGTCGCGCTGATCTTGATCGTGGTCGTTTTTCTGGCCTGGCTTGGATTGAATGTCGCCGCGTTTTCGTACGGGGTCTGGCTGAGCGCCGCGCTGCCGATGGCTGCAGCAATTCCGCCAGTCATGCTGTTCGGCGCTTTGCAACTCCTGCAGGGACGACGGCGTGCGCAGTATTTTGCGATGAGGAACAGCCTCCTTCAGCAATTTCAGGCTCCGGTGGTGCGCGATTGGCTGACCCGTCATCCCGATTTTCTTTCGGAGCCCGTCCACCAGAATGCAGCGATCGTGTTCATCGATCTGTCCGGCTTCACGGCACTGAGCGAGACCATGGACGCGGACGAGATCCGCGAATTGCTGAAGTCCTTTCATGCCTTGATCGACAAGGAAGTCGTGACAGCCGGCGGCGTGATCACGAGCTTCATGGGCGACGGCGCAATGATCCTGTTCGGTCTGCCCGAGCCCGGGCCGGGCGATTCCGCAAATGCAGTGCGTTGCTGCGTCAATCTGTGCACCGGCACTCAAACATGGCTAGCGTCGCTGCCGCCATCGATTGCGGCGCGGCTTGGATTTAAAATTGGCGCGCATTTCGGGATGATCGTTGCGTCCCGATTGGGCGGCAGAAGCTATCAGCACATCACGGCGACCGGCGACACCGTCAATGTCGCGAGCCGCTTGATGGAAGTCGCGGCGCGGCAAGGCGCCGAGCTTGCAATGAGCGCGGAGATGTTCCGCGCGGCCGGTGCTGACAACGCGTTGTCGGTGTCGGGTTTTCTCAGTGGACCTGTGGACACCAGGATCAGAGGGCGGTCAGGCTCGCTGACGATCTGGCTCTGGAAAAGCTCTCTCCCCGGCGAGACCATGGCCAAGGCCAGCTAG